Within Betaproteobacteria bacterium, the genomic segment TGGGCATCTTCGAGGACGGCACGCGGCTTAAGCAGGTGACGGCGCAGCATCCGCTGCTGGGATTGGTGAAGTACTGAGCGATGTCGAAGACACCCCTCGGCCCGCCCGGCATCGCCCGTACCCAGAGGGACCCCTGGAATACCCTGGGCCATTTTACTCCGGCTCGCATCGGCCTCGGACGCGCCGGCGGTAGCATCCCGACGCGGCAGTTGCTCGATTTTCAATTGGCGCATGCGCGTGCGCGCGATGCGGTGCATCGCGAGTTCGATGTCGAGGCGTTGCGCGAGCAACTGGGCGCGAGGCAATTCGACTCCCTTGTACTCGCCAGTGCAGCGGGCGACCGGCACACGTTCATCCAGCGCCCGGACTTGGGACGCATCCTGGATGAGAAGTCAAAGACCTTGCTGGAGACCCGGCCGCACGCGCAAGCCTGGGACGCGGTGTTCGTGATCGCAGACGGTTTATCGGCGCTCGCGGTCCAGCGTCACGCCTTGCCGCTGATTGAAATGATGCAGGCCCATCTTGGAAGCGAAGGCTGGCGTGTTGCGCCGTGCTGTCTTGTCAGCCAGGGGCGGGTCGCGATCGGCGACGAGATCGGCGCGTTGCTGCCGGCGCAAATGAGCGTAATGCTGATCGGCGAGCGTCCCGGCCTGACTTCGCCCGACAGCCTGGGAGCGTATCTGACCTGGAATCCGCTGCCGGGCCGCAGCAACGCCGAGCGCAATTGCGTTTCCAATATCCGTCCGCAAGGCTTGAGTTACGCCGCGGCGGCATACAAACTGCTCCATCTGATGCGACAATCCCGCAGCAGGAAACTTTCCGGGCTGGCGCTGAAGGAAGATGTGGTGCTGCCCGGCGCATCCGAACTCCTGATGTTGTTTCCGGACGGAAACACCGCGTAAACATTCCGCCTCCCCGCTTGCCGCGAAACCATGTCTCAAGCTTCTTCACTTCGTGCTGTCCTCTATGCGCTCGGCGCCAACACCGGCATCCTGATCGCGAAAGGCACGGCCGCGGCCGTGACCGGTTCGAGCGCGATGCTGGCCGAGGCGATTCATTCGGCGGCCGATTGCGGCAACCAGGTTCTGCTGTTGCGCGGCATGAAGGAGGCGAAACGGGAACCGGATGCGAAACATCCGCTCGGTTACGGCAAAGTCGTCTATTTCTGGGCCTTCCTGGTGGCGGTGCTGCTGTTCACGCTCGGGGGGTTGTTCTCGGTCTACGAGGGCTGGCACAAACTGCATCAATCCGAGCCCATCTCCAATCCGGCGGTCGCGATCATCGTATTGGCGGTCTCGATCGTGCTGGAAGCCTTTTCGCTCGCCGGTTGCGTGCGCGAGATCCGCAGGGTGGCCGGCGGCAAGTCGCTGTGGAAATTTTTCCATGTGTCGCGCAACAGCGAACTCATCATCGTGCTGGGCGAGGATATCGCGGCGCTGGCCGGTCTGGCGCTGGCGCTGATCGCCATACTGCTGGCGCTGGCAACCGGCAAGCCGATGTTCGATGCGTTGGGCAGCATCGCCGTCGGCGTGTTGCTGATCTTCGTCGCTGTCCTGCTGTCGCTGGAAATCAAGGCCCTGATCACCGGCGAGAGTGCAGAAGCTGAAACGGAAAATGCGATTCGTGTCTTTCTCGCGGCGAGGAGCGAAGTGGCCGAAGTCTACAATCTGCTGACTCTGCAGATGGGCGAGGGCATCCTGCTTGCCGTCAAGGCGCGCATGAGGGAAACCGCCAGCGCAACGGCAATGGTCGATGCCATCAATCGCGTCGAAGCGGACCTGCGGATCGCATTCCCTGCAGTGCGCTGGTGTTTTTTCGAACCGGACAACAAGAATTAGGGGCTAGGGACTAGGGGTTAGGGGCTAGGGAAAAAGCAAGAAAAGCGCGAAGCCCCACCCCCTAGACCCTAACCCCTAGACCCTAACCCCTAGTCCCTAGCCCCTCGGTCGCTACGCGACCGGCTTGACGCGCCAAGCGAGCGCAATCGCAAGCAGCGTGGCACCCACCGCGATGAATCCCACCAGCCAGTAGCGCGTCAGGGTTCCATCGGCAGCGTGGCCGATCAGGGATCCTGCAAGAAAAGACGCGGCTCCCAATCCAAGCTGCTGGATCGCGGAGTTGATGCTCATGAAACCGCCGCGCAAGTGCGGTTGCACGCTGGAAATGACCAGTGCCATCGCCGGCACGAAACGTCCGGAGACGAACACCATGAAGATGACCGACGCGCAGATCGCGACCCACACTGGAACGGGAGGAAGGTTTGTGGTGATCAGCAGCGGGGCGATCGAAATCAGGCCGATGAGCGTGAATATCTGCCGCTTGCCGTGCCGGTCCGCCAGCTTGCCGATGTAGCGCGACGTGAAGGCGGTGGCGAGCCCGCCGAACAGATAGAGGTAGGGCAGGTCGGTCTCCTTCAGGCCGACATTGGCCACCATGTACGGCGCGATGAACGGAATCACAGAAAATCCCGCAAACATCAGCGCGAACATGAATACGAAGGCGCGCAGGTGATTGGCGGTGCCGAACACCGCTTTCATCTGATCCAGGGGCCGGTGGGATTCGCCCGCGACGATATGGCCGCGCATGGAGGGAAGAATTTTCCAGGTCAGGATCAGGACCAGCGTCGAGACGACGACGAGGAACAGGAAGGGTGCGCGCCAGGAGAAATGCGCGGCCAGAAACAATCCGATCGGAACGCCGATGATAGAAGACAGCGCGAACGCCGACATGATCATGCCGGTCGCGGCGCCCCGGCGTTGCTCGGGAACCGCGTCGCCGATGATGGAGTGTACGGTCGCACCCGCCACGCCGCCGAACGCCCCCGCGACAGCCCGCGCCGCGAGCAACGACCCGTAGCCGGGCGCGATACCGCACAACAGCGTCGACACGACGAAGCCCGCGTAGAGAAACAGCAGCGTTTTCCGACGATCGAAGCGGTCGGTGTAGAAGGCCACGGCCAGCGCTGCGACCGCTGCCGTAAGCGTGTAGGCCGAAACCAGGAGCCCGAACTGCTGCGGCGAGATGAGCATGACGCGCATCAATTGCGGGCCGAGCGGCATCATGATCATGAAGTCCATGATGTGGGTGAACTGGATCACGGCCAGGACCAGGACCAAGGAGCGCTCCCGGCCCACCTCACCCTCTCCCCCCGAAGGGCGGAGAGGGTGAGGAGATACAGTATTGGTTGTCATTGTCGTTCTTTAACTCGAGGCAGTCTGCCCTGTTTACGTTTTGTCGCGATACCAAATAAGGTACTCACAAAGCACCCTCTCCGCCTTCAGGGGGGAGAGGTGGTGGTCAGACCGAACTCGGCGGCCAGCAGTTCATACGATTTCGTCCGGCTCGCGTAATCGCCGGTGATGGTGACCACCATCAACTCGTCCGCGGCATAGGCGTCGGCGATTTCCAGCAGGCGTGTTTTCACCTTGTCCGGCGTGCCGATGATCGCGCGTGCCCGCTCGCGTTCGATGATCGCGCGGTCGCGTTCCGTATACGGATAGGCCTGCGCTGCCTCGACAGTCGCGATCGGCGCCTCGCGGCCGATCGCCATCAGCAGCCGGCGATGGTCGATGCTGGCGGCGAGCCGCTGTGCCTCGGCTTCGGTTTGCGCGCACAGCACGAACACGCAGACCATCGCGTAGGGTGCGGATTCGCGCAGAGACGCGCGAAAGTCCTTGCGATACGCACGGGCGACCGCATCGCCGCCGTGGGCGTTGATGAAATGCGCAAAGGCAAAGCGCAATCCCAGATAGGCGGCCAGCGCGCCGCTGTAATCGGAAGAGCCGAGCAGCCAGACCTCCGGCGAGCTCAGGCCGGACGGCATGGCCTGTACGGTCGCGTAGGGATGTTCTTCCGGCAGCGTGCGATCGAGCCAGCCGATGACTTCGATGACTTGTTGTGGAAAGCCGTCCATGTCGTCGAACGCGTGCGCATTCATCGCATTCGCGGTCATCCGGTCTCCGCCGGGCGCGCGTCCGATGCCGAGGTCGATGCGGTTCGGATGCAGCGCTTCGTGCATGCGGAACACTTCAGCGACTTTCAGCGGACTGTAGTAGGGCAGCATGACGCCGCCAGTGCCGACGCGGATGTTTAGCGTCGCGGCGGCAACGTGGCCCACGAGAATTTCCGGACAGGGGTCGGCGAGGCCGCGCATGTTGTGATGCTCCGCGAGCCAGTAGCGGTGGTAACCGAGCTGGTCGGCGCGTTGCGCCAGCACGACGGTCGCGCGCAGCGCATCGGCGGCGGAGCCGCCGCTGACGATCGGGGATTGGTCGAGGACGCTCAGCCTGACGGTCATGGACCGATCAAGCGGTACCGGAGGCGATGGCCGGGCGTCCGCCGCGCCGGATCGTGGCGAGCCAGAGGATCGCGATGGCCGTGACCGCAAGCAGCGGCAGCGCCGTGAGATTCAGCGTATTCCAGCCGAATCCGTAAAGAATGGCGCCCGATGTCAGCGAAGTCGAGCCCATGGTCAGGTAGATCAGCAAGTCGTTCATGCCCTGCGTCTTGGCTTTTTCGGCCGGCGTACAGGCCTCGGTCAGCAGGGTCGTGCCGCCGACGAACAGAAAACACCAGCCCACGCCGACGAGTACCATCGACGACCAGAACGCCGTCACCGTGGTGCTGGACATCGCGATTGCTATGGCGGCCAGGTTGAGCAGAAGGCCGGCGAACATGACCGGCAGCGCGCCGACGCGCGCAATCAGCCAGCCGGTGCCGAAAGCCGGTGCGAACATGGCGATGATGTGCCATTCGATCACCAGCATCGCGGCACCGTAGGGATGCGAGCACATTTGCATCGCCAGCGGCGTGGCCGCCATCAGCAGATTCATCACGCCATAGGCCGTGACGCCGCCCAGCGCGGCGACGATGAACACCGGCTGGCGCATGATCGTGAACAGCGGGCGCGTGCTGCCATGCCGTTCCTCGAGGGAAGGCCGCGGCAGATCCAGCCGCCGCAGGATCAGCATCGCGACGGCCGCCAGCACGACGAGCGACAGAAAAGTGCCGGCGAACAGGGTTTCCAGCAGACCCTTGGTGAGCTTGCTGCCTTCCGGCCCAAAGATGCCGCCGATGATGCCGCCGGCAAGCACCAGGGATATGGCCTTGCTGCGGGCACTCGCCGAAAGGCTGTCCGCCGCGGCAAACCGGTAGAAGCCGCCCGATCCGGTGTAGATGCCGGAGACCAGCGCCGCCAGGCAGAGCATCCAGAAGTTGTGCGCCAGCATGGCCGCGGTGGCCAGTGCGCCGCCGATCATGCCGAACAGGCAGCCGACCAGGAATCCGGCGCGGCGGCCGTGTCGTTTCATGAACAGCGAGATCGGCATGGTGGTGAGGCCGCCGCCGATGATGTAGGCGGTGGCCGGAATCGTGACCAGCATCTTGTTTGCGGCGAGCGTATCCGCGGCCAGCGTACCGATGGAAATCATCGTCGCGTTGTTCATGACCAGCAGGGCCTGGCATGCGGCGAGCGCGACGACGTTCCTGCGGTCGTTGTTCATGCGCGAAAAGGTCCGGCAACTACTTGAGCCGGATGTCGACGCCGTGGAACACGAATTTCCCGGTATTGACGAGCTTCGTGGTCTGGTCCTGCTGGCGCCATTTGAATCCCGCCGGCCGCATGTCGGCGCGTTCGCTGCCGGCCGGCGATTCCAGCGCAACGCTGCCGCCGGAGACCGACACCAGCATGCCGCAAGGCGCATAGAGTTCGGTGCTCTCGCCCGGATGCAGGACGATGCGCGTCACGAACACGCGTGCGTTATCGATCAGCAGGGTCTGGTTCGGTCCTTCCGCAACCGGGTCCGCCGTTCCACAGCCGCCGAGGATCTCGGTGTCGATGACGCGATAAGGCGTGCTGCCGGGGTTGCTGACGCGGTGCGCCTTCGGCTTGGCTCCATAGTCGATGAAATAGGTCTCGCCGATCGCACGCTCGCCGCGCCGCACCGGCTCCTTGCCCAGGTCTTGCGCGATGGTCGGGGAAGAGGAAATGTTCACGAACACGCCGTCGCTGCGATGCCAGTGATAGCGGGATTCGTAACCCGGTTCGAGTTCGACGTCGAAGAAGCGCACGTGCTCGTTCTCGAACTTGAGCTGGTGTCGCGGTTCCTGCTCGATGGGAATCGGTTCGTCCGCCGCCCCGGCCGGTGGAGCCAGCCACAGCAACAGGGCAAATTTACGCAGCATCGGGTGTCCTCGCCGATCAATAGTATTCGTAGCTCTTCTTCGGCACTTCAGCGGCGTCGAGGCGCTTGCGCTCCTTGAAATCCTGAGGACGATCCCACCAGGTGGCGCGGGCTTCTCTCTGCTTGTCGAGCACCTCGGGATGCTTCTTCAGGAAGTCGCGGATGAATTGCGTGGTTTCGGATTCGTAATTCTTCATGATAATTTTCTTTTAGACTGATGACGCTTCCAAACCGGTGGCCCTTTAAAAAAATATTTTGGCGGGGTTGTTCTGGAATTTTACGGGCCTGCCCCCACCTCATCCCCCAACCAGGCCCGTTTCCCTTTACCGATCAGGAGTTTCATAGTGTCCTCGAATCCAGTACCGCCGGTTGCCCGGCGCACGCCGGTCGTCTCCGAAGTCCACGGCGAACGCCGGGTAGACGACTATCATTGGCTGCGCAACAAGGGCAGCTGCCCCGTGAATGCCTATCTCAGGGCGGAGAACGCCTATACGGCGGCGATGATGAAGCCGTCGCAACGCCTGCAGGATACGCTGTATCGGGAAATGCTGGCGCGCATCAAGGAAACCGACGTCGAGGTGCCTTATCGCGACGGCGACTACTTCTACTATTCGCGCACCCGCAAGGGCAAGCAGTATCGCATCTTCTGCCGCCGCCGCGGCGGTGTAGACGCGCCTGAGCAGATCGTTCTCGACGCCAATCAGGCGGCGAAAGGGCACAGGTTCTATTCCCTGGGTGCGTTCGAAGTCAGCCCGGACGGAAATCTGCTGGCGTTTTCGTCGGACACCACGGGATTCCGCCAGTACACGCTGCAGTTGAAGGATCTGCGGAACGGCCGCGTTTTGCCAGACCGGATCGAAAAAGTGCGCTCGATCGCCTGGGCATCCGACAACCGCACGTTGTTCTATGTCAGGGAAGACGACGCCAAGCGCGCCCATCGCGTATATCGCCATGTCCTCGGCAGTCACGAAGACCAATTGATTTACGAGGAAACCGACGTGCGTTTTTCCGTTTCGGTTTCGCGCAGCAGGAGCAACGAATATCTGTTCCTGACGTCCCACAGCGCCACGACGTCCGAAGTGCGCAGCCTCCGGGCGGACGAGCCGCAGGCGAACCCGGCCCTGATTCTCGCGCGCACGCCGGAACACGAGTACTACGTCGACCATGGTCACGGATTGTTCTACATCGTGACCAACGACAAGGGGCGCAATTTTCGCCTGGTGACCGCGCCGGCGGACGATCCGTCGCCGTCTCGCTGGACGGAAGTCATCGCGCAACGCAACGACGTGATGCTGGACGGCGTGGAAGTCTTTGCGCGCCACCTGGTTGCGCACGAACGCGCAGGGGGTTTTCCGCGTCTGCGCGCGATCCGCCTGGCGGACCGAAGCGAGCACTTGATCGACATGCCCGAACCCGTGTACTCGGTCGGCGGTGGCGCGAACATGGAGTTCGACACCGACGTGTTCCGATTCCACTACGACTCCTACATCACGCCCGATTCCGAATACGACTATCACCTGGACAGCCGGCAAAGAACCT encodes:
- the eutC gene encoding ethanolamine ammonia-lyase subunit EutC, whose protein sequence is MSKTPLGPPGIARTQRDPWNTLGHFTPARIGLGRAGGSIPTRQLLDFQLAHARARDAVHREFDVEALREQLGARQFDSLVLASAAGDRHTFIQRPDLGRILDEKSKTLLETRPHAQAWDAVFVIADGLSALAVQRHALPLIEMMQAHLGSEGWRVAPCCLVSQGRVAIGDEIGALLPAQMSVMLIGERPGLTSPDSLGAYLTWNPLPGRSNAERNCVSNIRPQGLSYAAAAYKLLHLMRQSRSRKLSGLALKEDVVLPGASELLMLFPDGNTA
- a CDS encoding cation diffusion facilitator family transporter, with amino-acid sequence MSQASSLRAVLYALGANTGILIAKGTAAAVTGSSAMLAEAIHSAADCGNQVLLLRGMKEAKREPDAKHPLGYGKVVYFWAFLVAVLLFTLGGLFSVYEGWHKLHQSEPISNPAVAIIVLAVSIVLEAFSLAGCVREIRRVAGGKSLWKFFHVSRNSELIIVLGEDIAALAGLALALIAILLALATGKPMFDALGSIAVGVLLIFVAVLLSLEIKALITGESAEAETENAIRVFLAARSEVAEVYNLLTLQMGEGILLAVKARMRETASATAMVDAINRVEADLRIAFPAVRWCFFEPDNKN
- a CDS encoding MFS transporter, producing MVLVLAVIQFTHIMDFMIMMPLGPQLMRVMLISPQQFGLLVSAYTLTAAVAALAVAFYTDRFDRRKTLLFLYAGFVVSTLLCGIAPGYGSLLAARAVAGAFGGVAGATVHSIIGDAVPEQRRGAATGMIMSAFALSSIIGVPIGLFLAAHFSWRAPFLFLVVVSTLVLILTWKILPSMRGHIVAGESHRPLDQMKAVFGTANHLRAFVFMFALMFAGFSVIPFIAPYMVANVGLKETDLPYLYLFGGLATAFTSRYIGKLADRHGKRQIFTLIGLISIAPLLITTNLPPVPVWVAICASVIFMVFVSGRFVPAMALVISSVQPHLRGGFMSINSAIQQLGLGAASFLAGSLIGHAADGTLTRYWLVGFIAVGATLLAIALAWRVKPVA
- a CDS encoding LLM class flavin-dependent oxidoreductase codes for the protein MTVRLSVLDQSPIVSGGSAADALRATVVLAQRADQLGYHRYWLAEHHNMRGLADPCPEILVGHVAAATLNIRVGTGGVMLPYYSPLKVAEVFRMHEALHPNRIDLGIGRAPGGDRMTANAMNAHAFDDMDGFPQQVIEVIGWLDRTLPEEHPYATVQAMPSGLSSPEVWLLGSSDYSGALAAYLGLRFAFAHFINAHGGDAVARAYRKDFRASLRESAPYAMVCVFVLCAQTEAEAQRLAASIDHRRLLMAIGREAPIATVEAAQAYPYTERDRAIIERERARAIIGTPDKVKTRLLEIADAYAADELMVVTITGDYASRTKSYELLAAEFGLTTTSPP
- a CDS encoding MFS transporter, producing MNNDRRNVVALAACQALLVMNNATMISIGTLAADTLAANKMLVTIPATAYIIGGGLTTMPISLFMKRHGRRAGFLVGCLFGMIGGALATAAMLAHNFWMLCLAALVSGIYTGSGGFYRFAAADSLSASARSKAISLVLAGGIIGGIFGPEGSKLTKGLLETLFAGTFLSLVVLAAVAMLILRRLDLPRPSLEERHGSTRPLFTIMRQPVFIVAALGGVTAYGVMNLLMAATPLAMQMCSHPYGAAMLVIEWHIIAMFAPAFGTGWLIARVGALPVMFAGLLLNLAAIAIAMSSTTVTAFWSSMVLVGVGWCFLFVGGTTLLTEACTPAEKAKTQGMNDLLIYLTMGSTSLTSGAILYGFGWNTLNLTALPLLAVTAIAILWLATIRRGGRPAIASGTA
- a CDS encoding DUF3460 family protein; its protein translation is MKNYESETTQFIRDFLKKHPEVLDKQREARATWWDRPQDFKERKRLDAAEVPKKSYEYY
- a CDS encoding S9 family peptidase → MRSFIVSSNPVPPVARRTPVVSEVHGERRVDDYHWLRNKGSCPVNAYLRAENAYTAAMMKPSQRLQDTLYREMLARIKETDVEVPYRDGDYFYYSRTRKGKQYRIFCRRRGGVDAPEQIVLDANQAAKGHRFYSLGAFEVSPDGNLLAFSSDTTGFRQYTLQLKDLRNGRVLPDRIEKVRSIAWASDNRTLFYVREDDAKRAHRVYRHVLGSHEDQLIYEETDVRFSVSVSRSRSNEYLFLTSHSATTSEVRSLRADEPQANPALILARTPEHEYYVDHGHGLFYIVTNDKGRNFRLVTAPADDPSPSRWTEVIAQRNDVMLDGVEVFARHLVAHERAGGFPRLRAIRLADRSEHLIDMPEPVYSVGGGANMEFDTDVFRFHYDSYITPDSEYDYHLDSRQRTLLKQREVKRYDASKYRSELHYAVARDGTRIPISLVYRIDRRREAPQPLLLYGYGAYGYSLDVDFSSTRLSLLDRGVIFACAHVRGGGEMGKHWHDEGRMLQKINTFTDFIACAEHLVREHYTEPSRLVIEGGSAGGLLMGAVTNLRPELFRAVVAEVPFVDVINTMLDATLPLTTGEYEEWGNPNDKAYYDTMSSYSPYDDLAKKNYPAMLVETSLNDSQVMYWEPAKYVAKLRTLKTDGNPLLLRVNMDAGHGGASGRYDYLKEIAFTYSFILGTVGIVR